In the genome of Zea mays subsp. mays mitochondrion, complete genome, the window CTGGATAACTCTTTCCAAAGCTGCAAGAAAGGTAAAGAATGAAAACAAATACTTTAAAGAATACAAGCCTTAGCCTAGTTTCAAAGAAGAAGTTTGTTCCGTCTTATCTTCTATGAAGGCGGGTAGGGCTCTTTTCACATTACCAGTGGAGTTTCTCTTTATTCGACCCAGACTTTGAAGCTAAGGAAACACCTTCTAGTTTCAAAATGTATATATTAACTGGTCCCTATTCAAATAGAAAGTTTGACCTCAACCCTATTATAATCATGCTACTACACCATGGCTAGCATCCCTATGACAATGACCAGTTCGTGCCCATTCTAGCCATGCCCGTGCCAGAGACGGATCATACCCTATTGACTTAGGCTGAGCGAAGCTTTCTTCTTATGCTGTGTCATAGCCTATGGGAAAGGCCAGTTGCCCACTAGCATAACTATCCTACGCACGATTTTGAGTTGTCTGCTCTAATATTCGCACTGAAGATCTGTGGGTGCCGACTTTTCAAAATCACCAGACAATAAAAGAAAAATGCATCAGGAATGAAATCTGACACAGCGTGGCTGGAACTAATTAAACATTACGATCTCGTCAAGGATTATGCAGCTAAGGAGTGGTGGCTGAGGCAGTGGAAAGAGAAAAGCCAATATGGCGTGGTGACGAGTGAGGTGCAACTCTTGAAATAGATGCAGCAGATTTGTGCCTTGGTAAGAAGAATTAGTGGACAAACTGACAACGAGAGAGGGGGGACCGAGCCAACGAGGAAGAGCACTGTTCTTATGCTAAAATCCATTATGGTACATACACCGGGGCAGGATACCCGATAGGCATAGGCAAGGTGGAAGAGATCAAATAAGACATTGAGAAAAGGATGCAAAAAAGAAAAGAACGAAGTTGCAAGAAAGAGAGAAAAGAGCATACTATAGACTCCGCGAATACAAGTCAGTAGACTCAGCGATTACAAGTCAGTATTTGTCTCACCGTACGTCTTCTTCACCCCGACTTGCTTCTTTCTGCTCTTTTCATTCAAATAAGCTCTTCCCACAACCTTTCATTGCCATTTGTCTTCGAATCCTCTTCGGCAACGCTGGGCCGGTCGAAGGGCGCTTCCAGCTCGTTAAAGCAACCACAGGAGAAGAACCACAAGGAACGGCACTACAGGTATGGTACGAACCATGCTCTAAGATTGATAAACTACATCATCCAAGACTTCAATACGAATCCATAGGTGAGGAGAGCAAGCCAATGAAGTCAGCCCATTAGCTAGATTGGCAATAAGCATTACAGGAGTCAGTCTGTCCAGTATGTAAGCCATGAGTCTACTACTTAAGCCTATGCAGTCTGTCCAGTATGCCTCATGCTGTAGTATGTCCGATATGTCATGTAAGCCATGGAGTGTATGGACTAAGTAAAAGCAATGGGCTAGGATTGGGACTGCCTACCTTCTACAACCATTCCTACAGGACACCAACTATGCTGCCTAGGGCTATCATGAACACAAGGACAGAGTGAGGATTTGATTCACCTTAATCGCTACGCGCCTTGATTAATGATATTTAATTCATCCTTTCTATATGATATTGAAAGAGTCTAGTGGGTGAGAAAGATCAAGTAAAATAAAACTCCAAGACTTCAATACGAGTCCTATAAACAATAAAGGGACAGTTAAAGAGAACAGACTAAACAGTAGCGGAAGGTAGTCCATTACAGATGCCGCAGTGCCTTTATTAATTATAAAAGCAGTTATGACTAAACAGATGTCACAGTAGCCCAAGCCATAGGCCCTTACTTAATATAATATAATAGGCTTTCTTATCCACGGAAGAAAATGTGTGGTACTGGATGTGGCCTCCCTAATATTTGAATCGCATCATCCCCGGTGCCATGATCTATCACTTCCTTCGCAGTTTTCTTCTCCTCAACGAATGATAAAATAGGATCACCTCTTGCACCAAAGCAACACACTAATAGGTAGTCTCATCATAGGTCTAATCTTGCCCCACTTTCACTAAGGGAGAAGAATCAAAGGCTTTGACTTAGGCACTGCTGGCCCGTACGGAAGTGCTGCGAGCAGAAGTGAAATGAATGGGCAACGAGTCCAGATGTATGAATTCCCTAAATGGATGGAGACGATATTCTTCAACAACAAGATGAAGAAGGAAAAGCCGAAGTAGATGACCTATGAATGGGGGAAAACCTACAGATGAAAAGCAGGATATAAGTTTGTTTGATAGTAAGCTAAGCTCGTAGGAGCCGCAAGAGGCCATGTTGGAGGAGCTAAGAGCACTTGAAAAGAATCAAACTTGGGATCTTGTCAAACTCCCTAAGACAGCCTGCTACGAGCCCACTATTTGCACTACACTACTAGTTATCTCACTTGAAACCCTTTGGAAAGGACCCACAAATAGCAAGAACCATAGGGCGGAAAGGGGCAAAAGTAAAGTAAAGTTGTGGCAGAGAGTATGACCACACATAGTTTTTTTCCTGGGTGGGGGGTTAGGTATCCCCTTTCCTATCTGTCTTACTTTCATGTCCTGGCTTTCTATTTGCAAATTCCTAGTAGGCCAGTGTCCCTTTCAAATTGGTTACGGGGGCCTACCTCTTTCATAAAGCTGGAGTCTTTCCCAAGCACGCTTAATGGGGCAGGGATACGGTTTTCTAACCAGTTGTTTACCAGAAAGTATAAGTTTCTACTTTTTGACCATCCCCGCTTAGCGCCCTTCGCTTCTTTGCAATGGCTTTCGTTCTAAGCACTAGGCTAAAAAGAAGCTTCTTCCTCTGTGAAAATAAGTCAGATTTAGTTGAGATTCGGCTTTGCCTTAGCTTGGCCAACAGTCCATCCGCTTTCAGTATTGATGAAGAACGCAGGTACCCTATAAGCAGAAGTACAAGCCAACGCCGAGAAGATAGGAATCAGTAAGAAGTCGTACAAGCATAGCATGAAGCAATAGGGATGAAGGAGGGATAAGATAAGACTCAAGAGCTATAAGCTAACCTTGGGGTTCCTTATAAGCATAAGCACTTGTCTTCTTTCTAACATCACCAGGTGTCAAGCCACCCGGTTCTCTTCCTCTATCCTTCTGTACGAGTTATCCGGTGCTTAGGCTTGGATTCCTCCCACCTGAGCATTCTACTTCCCCCTATTGGCTTACAACTCTCGCCCTCTAGTTACATACTATCTTCTTACTGTGGATCACCATCTTGTTAGGCATTCCACGAATTCCAAATTTCTTTAATGCGACTCAAAAATTATTGCGATAAGTTAGACCTGCTGGGAGGAGATTACCTCTGAGAAACTTCTCATTTTTCTTGGTGGGACAGGGTTGCTTGTCTCTTTTACAGATAGTGGGGGCATCAAAGTTAGGATTCCTTTAAAGATGTGGGGGAAAAGTATTAGCACTGGTAGACTGGTCCAGGAGTTTAGGGGTGGCCTTAACCGTCTCACAATGGCAAACTTCCTCAAGCTACTCAATGAACACGTTGAGGCCTACCTACGCACTTCTTTCCAATATCCTCTATCTAAAAATCAAGTCGTTACGCATTTCTCGCTTCCACAAGGACGAAAAAATAGGACGATTACGGAACTTTTTCTGTCCCCAACTTTTCCCACATTTATTCGTTTACTTTTTCGTATCACTAATTCAGGAAAGTCCCTCTATGGACTGATGTTCTCCGTTTTACGGATCCAAAAGTGGGTAACGCATTGCGATCTCTAGATTTTATGGCTGATGCTTATAATATGCCCGCTGCAGAAGCGAAACCTGTTGCCATCGTCATTTCAATCACAATTAAGGGAGACCGAACGGGTTCAAGGCATTGGGCAGAATGAACGCTTTTTCCTCTCCTTTATCCTTGGATTTCTACCCTTAACCAGTACGACGATAGGAAAGATAAGTTGATAAGCGAACTCAGAAAAGGATCAATTCCAGAAGAAGAGACCTCGACTCTGAGTTTAGTAGAGTATAGTCCACGGTGAACGAACGAGTCCCTAGGATAAGTTAAATTGGTAGGTCGAGCTAAGCCAGATGATTAGTAATCAAGATTAGACCAAAACAACTACCGGGGAAATCCTCAACGTGATAAAATACTATTTCATTGAGATGAAAGATGCAAATGGCAAGTCCTCAATGTGGACGATCCCCAGATATACTTCTGCTCTTCTGGGAAATTAGATGGCAAATAAGCATTCGTCAGGAAGGAGGGACGGACTTTGCTTTGGCGGGATCAGGAATTTCCAAATCCTACTCTTTATCACCTTAGATTATATATAATGAAGAAGAAAGGAGTGATTCCTCGAGTAGATTTATGTTTCTGCTGAATGAATAAATATGAGATGGAGGGTCACACTTACGATGGCACGCACCGCACTTCGAGAGGAAGGGGTCTTCGGTTCGCATTCTTTTCATCGTCGACAACGCGCTAGTTTGCGAAAAATCCCTTGCCTTGCTTCTTAGGAGGAGAGGAGTACGCATCCCGTGCCAACTACATAATGCCTGATGGCCAAACAAGGCTTCTGACTACGAAAGACACCACCCCAGCAGGGAAAGGCGTGAAGCGTAAAAAGCAGCTAATCTGGAAGTCCGGTAGTAATCGAAGTAATCCGTCAAGGCGAGCCAAAGAAGGAACCGAGAAATCTGAGAATTGGCAATCC includes:
- the orf112-a1 gene encoding hypothetical protein, with the protein product MWGKSISTGRLVQEFRGGLNRLTMANFLKLLNEHVEAYLRTSFQYPLSKNQVVTHFSLPQGRKNRTITELFLSPTFPTFIRLLFRITNSGKSLYGLMFSVLRIQKWVTHCDL
- the orf106-a1 gene encoding hypothetical protein, encoding MLFSLFLATSFFSFLHPFLNVLFDLFHLAYAYRVSCPGVCTIMDFSIRTVLFLVGSVPPLSLSVCPLILLTKAQICCIYFKSCTSLVTTPYWLFSFHCLSHHSLAA